In the Brienomyrus brachyistius isolate T26 chromosome 20, BBRACH_0.4, whole genome shotgun sequence genome, one interval contains:
- the tmem26b gene encoding transmembrane protein 26b isoform X1, translating into MAVLKFICAVITRSLFILISLIAVWRVTLVKHSNQYWLLIILYLPLILEMIVTLKRRKGMDYTWFSPAILLFLICIIPSMWILEIHHYSDKSNAHQCKKLDDLFHNATRVNSTTEALNAVCPKDWILALHQIVLILLIVGKWLMPIGVDVTKDELSQLLLIFVGTAADILEFTSETISDVKENNPQLVYIILGIWTWSMLQFPLHLSVVNPKTEEASENVSFLRRHQTDLWNIVESLLIQDGPFLLVRIVVMGHFNIIHQMLIFFTIKNFLVVTLNFYRLYVIFLTYKQPK; encoded by the exons ATGGCAGTACTTAAGTTTATATGTGCAGTTATTACTAGATCACTATTCATTCTCATTTCACTTATCGCAGTATGGAGGGTTACATTGGTTAAACATAGTAACCAGTATTGGTTACTGATCATTCTCTACTTGCCACTTATTTTAGAAATGATTGTAACTTTGAAGAGAAGAAAGGGAATGGATTATACGTG GTTCTCGCCAGCTATCTTGCTGTTTCTCATCTGCATCATACCGTCTATGTGGATTTTGGAAATACACCATTATAGTGACAAATCAAATGCACATCAG TGCAAAAAGCTGGACGATCTTTTCCACAATGCTACACGTGTTAACAGCACCACT GAAGCACTGAACGCTGTGTGCCCCAAAGACTGGATCCTGGCACTGCACCAAATCGTACTCATCCTGTTGATCGTTGGGAAGTGGCTGATGCCCATCGGGGTGGACGTCACTAAGGACGAGCTTTCCCAGCTCCTTCTCATTTTTGTGGGCACGGCTGCTGACATCCTGGAATTTACCAGCGAGACCATCTCCGATGTCAA GGAGAATAATCCTCAGCTTGTGTACATCATCCTCGGCATCTGGACGTGGAGCATGCTGCAGTTCCCGCTCCATCTCTCAG TGGTAAACCCAAAGACTGAAGAGGCGTCTGAGAATGTCTCATTCCTCAGGAGGCACCAGACTGATCTATGGAATATCGTGGAAAGTCTCCTCATTCAGGACGGCCCCTTCCTATTGGTCCGAATTGTAGTAATGGGACACTTCAACATTATCCATcaaatgctgattttttttaccATCAAAAACTTCTTGGTAGTGACACTGAATTTTTACCGTCTATACGTCATTTTCCTGACTTACAAACAACCCAAATAA